From a single Stackebrandtia endophytica genomic region:
- a CDS encoding erythromycin esterase family protein: MSTPPFADWLRDHTDPLTHLAPEAPLDDLEPLRAIVGDARVVSIGESSHFIDEFSAMRQRILRFLVERCGFTALAFEYGFSEGFPLDEWVQGAGGADDLSALLATAVPIGFEEPLRLLRNHNRAAVTPVRFAGIDVPAAGGSLLPALTPIADYLRDVDPEVMPVIETAMRIAESFGGQSAATAAPAWARLDSAERDALSAVLMRLLVGFRSAEPLYVSRGDQERYDIALQRLEGACHADYSFRAMADLFAGKGLSGDTARDVYMAQSVLWHLKHFGPGTRIVLAAHNAHIQKTPVSFGGQLTTMPMGLHLRRALGDDYVAIGMTSSTGQTADMIPDEDAHFGFTVKPTTLEQPEPGSIEAAFVDAEVEFGITDVAAAPRDGADRIHIQSAYLHTPIVEAFDAVLHTPTSTVTSDLKDL; this comes from the coding sequence ATGTCCACACCACCATTCGCTGACTGGCTTCGCGACCACACCGACCCGCTCACACACCTCGCCCCCGAGGCTCCGCTCGACGACCTGGAACCGCTGCGCGCCATCGTCGGCGATGCCCGCGTTGTCTCAATCGGGGAGAGCTCCCACTTCATCGACGAGTTTTCCGCGATGAGGCAACGCATCCTCCGGTTCCTGGTCGAACGGTGCGGCTTTACCGCCCTGGCTTTCGAATACGGCTTCAGTGAGGGGTTCCCACTCGACGAGTGGGTGCAAGGGGCGGGTGGCGCCGACGACCTGTCGGCGCTACTGGCGACGGCGGTTCCGATCGGATTCGAGGAGCCACTACGGTTGTTGCGCAATCACAACCGCGCCGCCGTGACTCCGGTGCGGTTCGCCGGTATCGACGTCCCGGCCGCCGGCGGATCCCTGCTGCCCGCGTTGACGCCCATCGCCGACTACCTGCGTGACGTCGACCCGGAGGTGATGCCCGTGATCGAGACGGCGATGCGGATCGCCGAATCCTTCGGCGGTCAATCCGCTGCCACTGCCGCACCGGCGTGGGCGCGGCTGGACAGCGCCGAGCGGGACGCGCTTAGCGCGGTTCTGATGCGGCTTCTGGTTGGGTTCCGTTCCGCCGAACCGTTGTACGTGTCCCGTGGCGACCAGGAGAGATACGACATCGCCCTGCAGCGTCTTGAAGGCGCCTGCCACGCCGACTACAGTTTCCGAGCCATGGCCGATCTCTTCGCGGGAAAGGGACTCTCCGGCGACACCGCGCGGGACGTCTACATGGCGCAGTCGGTGCTGTGGCACTTGAAACACTTCGGGCCCGGCACTCGGATCGTACTGGCCGCGCATAACGCCCACATCCAGAAAACTCCCGTCTCGTTCGGAGGCCAGCTCACCACCATGCCGATGGGGCTGCATCTGCGGCGCGCACTCGGCGACGACTACGTCGCCATCGGCATGACCAGTTCCACCGGACAGACCGCCGACATGATCCCTGATGAGGACGCGCACTTCGGTTTCACCGTCAAACCGACTACATTGGAGCAACCGGAGCCGGGCAGTATCGAGGCGGCGTTCGTCGATGCCGAGGTCGAATTCGGCATCACCGATGTCGCAGCGGCACCGCGTGACGGCGCCGACCGGATCCACATACAAAGCGCGTATCTGCACACCCCGATAGTGGAGGCGTTCGACGCGGTCCTGCACACCCCGACCTCCACGGTGACAAGCGATCTCAAGGATCTGTGA
- a CDS encoding CatB-related O-acetyltransferase, producing the protein MPDQPRVVLLKPLITSPLIDAGEFSYYDDPDDPTAFETRNVLYHYGPEKLIIGKYCALGEGVRFIMNGANHRMDGPSTFPFPIMGGSWSEHFDLITGLTGRGDTVIGNDVWLGYGSMVMPGVRIGHGAIVASGSVVVEDVPDYGIVGGNPARLIRRRYGDTDVNRLLALAWWDWPLPMVTEHMRAIMSGSLDDLEKAAEAR; encoded by the coding sequence ATGCCCGACCAACCGCGGGTGGTGCTACTGAAACCGCTGATCACCTCGCCGCTGATCGATGCCGGCGAGTTCTCCTACTACGACGACCCCGATGATCCGACGGCATTCGAAACACGCAACGTCCTGTATCACTATGGACCGGAGAAGCTGATCATCGGGAAGTACTGCGCGCTCGGTGAGGGAGTCCGGTTCATCATGAACGGCGCCAACCACCGCATGGACGGACCGTCGACGTTCCCGTTCCCGATCATGGGCGGTTCCTGGAGCGAACACTTCGACCTCATCACCGGCCTGACCGGACGCGGCGACACCGTCATCGGCAACGACGTCTGGCTCGGTTACGGGTCCATGGTGATGCCCGGCGTCCGTATCGGACACGGCGCGATCGTGGCTTCCGGTTCCGTCGTGGTCGAGGACGTACCCGACTACGGGATCGTCGGCGGTAACCCGGCCCGCCTCATCCGCCGCCGCTACGGCGACACCGATGTCAACCGCCTGTTGGCGCTGGCCTGGTGGGACTGGCCACTGCCGATGGTCACCGAACACATGCGCGCCATCATGTCCGGCAGCCTCGACGACCTTGAGAAGGCCGCCGAGGCGCGATGA
- a CDS encoding RNA polymerase sigma-70 factor, producing the protein MTDDPRPIDESGAPRNGTDSATQDFLAHRNLLFTVAYEMLGSAADAEDVLQETWLKWAVVDLDTVENRRAYLVRITTRQALMRLRALGRRKESYVGPWLPEPLLTVPDVAGDVELADSVSMAMLLVMETLNPTERAVFVLREVFDLGYGEIAAAVDKTPAAVRQIAHRARSHVAARRQHAAVSATQTRDALAAFQHAVRTGDIQGLLDVLSPDVVLLTDGGGVVPAALAPITGADRVSVILRNLGAAAMRPAVVNGHPALTIQEDGRVSTVIAVHLENGRIAGLYAVRNPDKLSRMGTEVTLSR; encoded by the coding sequence GTGACCGACGATCCTCGCCCCATTGATGAGTCCGGTGCGCCCCGCAACGGGACCGACTCCGCCACCCAGGACTTTCTCGCGCATCGGAATCTGCTGTTCACCGTCGCCTACGAGATGCTGGGTTCGGCCGCCGATGCCGAGGACGTTCTACAGGAGACCTGGCTGAAGTGGGCTGTCGTCGATCTGGACACCGTGGAGAACCGTCGGGCGTACCTGGTGCGGATCACCACTCGGCAGGCGTTGATGCGGTTGCGCGCGCTTGGTCGCCGCAAGGAGTCGTATGTCGGACCGTGGCTTCCGGAACCCCTGTTGACGGTGCCGGATGTCGCGGGCGACGTTGAACTGGCCGACAGTGTCTCCATGGCGATGCTGCTGGTGATGGAGACGCTGAACCCGACCGAGCGCGCGGTGTTCGTATTGCGTGAGGTGTTCGACCTGGGCTATGGCGAGATCGCCGCAGCCGTGGACAAGACTCCGGCGGCGGTGCGGCAGATCGCGCACCGTGCCCGGTCTCATGTCGCCGCCCGGCGACAGCACGCGGCGGTGTCGGCCACGCAGACACGTGACGCGCTCGCGGCGTTCCAGCACGCTGTCCGTACTGGAGATATCCAGGGGCTGCTTGATGTGCTGTCCCCTGACGTCGTGTTGCTGACCGATGGTGGGGGTGTCGTTCCGGCGGCTCTGGCACCGATCACGGGTGCCGACAGGGTGTCCGTGATTCTTCGCAACCTCGGTGCTGCTGCGATGCGTCCGGCAGTGGTCAACGGCCATCCGGCGCTGACCATTCAGGAGGACGGTCGGGTCAGCACCGTTATCGCCGTGCACCTGGAGAACGGTCGTATCGCGGGGCTCTACGCCGTCCGCAACCCGGACAAGCTGTCGCGCATGGGCACCGAGGTCACGTTGAGCCGGTAG
- a CDS encoding alpha/beta hydrolase translates to MDPELEAFIPLFPKSDHSDPVAARKDFAALAVSIPAPDTSDMEIEDRTVPGDPDIRVRIYRPRGAHGAIVWMHGGGWVMGNLDTEHPWAARLAAGSGAVVISVDYRLAPENPAPAALDDVYTVVTWASDNAADLGIDPTRIAVGGHSAGGGLAAGAALRARDEHGPSICFQLLSQPGLDDRLETWSARHLTDAPWMNRAKAQQLWSYYLGSGNATAYIAPGRADDLTGLPPAYIASAELCPARDEDIEYALRLLRAGVSVELHQWAGTFHGSHAILSADISQRQIAEMCAALRRAVTR, encoded by the coding sequence ATGGACCCCGAATTGGAAGCGTTCATTCCGTTGTTCCCCAAGTCCGATCACTCCGATCCGGTCGCCGCGCGAAAGGACTTCGCGGCGTTGGCGGTGTCGATTCCGGCTCCCGACACCTCCGATATGGAGATCGAGGACCGCACCGTGCCCGGTGACCCCGACATCCGGGTACGGATCTATCGCCCCCGGGGCGCCCACGGCGCCATCGTCTGGATGCACGGCGGCGGATGGGTCATGGGAAACCTCGACACCGAGCACCCGTGGGCGGCACGCCTGGCGGCGGGCTCCGGAGCCGTGGTGATCTCAGTGGACTATCGACTTGCCCCCGAGAATCCGGCCCCGGCTGCTCTCGACGACGTCTACACCGTCGTGACCTGGGCCTCCGACAACGCCGCCGACCTGGGCATCGACCCCACCAGGATCGCCGTCGGCGGACACAGCGCCGGTGGTGGACTGGCAGCGGGAGCCGCCTTGCGGGCGCGAGACGAACACGGCCCGTCGATCTGTTTCCAGCTGTTGAGCCAACCGGGGCTCGACGACCGGTTGGAGACCTGGTCGGCGCGACACCTCACCGACGCGCCTTGGATGAACCGCGCCAAAGCGCAACAACTGTGGAGCTATTACCTGGGATCGGGCAACGCCACCGCCTACATCGCCCCGGGCCGCGCCGACGACTTGACCGGACTGCCACCGGCCTACATCGCCTCGGCTGAATTGTGCCCGGCCCGCGACGAGGACATCGAGTACGCGTTGCGGCTGCTGCGGGCCGGAGTCTCTGTTGAACTGCACCAGTGGGCCGGCACCTTCCACGGTTCCCACGCGATCCTGTCGGCGGACATATCGCAACGGCAGATCGCCGAGATGTGCGCCGCGCTGCGTCGTGCGGTGACCCGGTGA
- a CDS encoding ABC transporter ATP-binding protein — translation MIRLLLRLVGNHHARPVRRTMILMTATAVAEGLLYAFLAPILGALFSDDPDQVWPWLTGFAAAFLGYAILRYLSDLSGFRVGTTLLHGVYHRLGDHLARLPLGWYSTARIGDISTVAGRGVLDAMGVTAHLLAPFVSAVMTPLVIVAVMVVVNWQLGLAALVAVPVVVAVHRWSGRSTSVADTERDNRERDATDRVIEYLTAQPLLRTGNRSGERFGLLDDALHRLRQASRRTTLSVLPGMVGLTVVVQAGFTAVLTLGAFLAMGGGVGAAEVVAVLILAARAADPLLSLADIAGSMRRARGQLTKLDELLRTPVLPEADHPQRPAGTDVSFDAVGFDHDGRSVLSDVTLSIPAGHRVAIVGPSGAGKSTLLRLLARFHDVGTGAVRVGGVDVRDVDTAVLMSKIAIVFQDVYLFDGTIEDNVRLGRPDADDAQVRAAATAAGLDEVVDRLPDGWAGHVGEGGGLLSGGERQRVSIARALLKDAPIVLLDEVTSALDPVNEAAVHAGINRLAAGRTVIMVAHRLSTVRHADRIFFLDDGRIVEEGTHEELLAHDGRYAEFWELATV, via the coding sequence ATGATTCGACTACTACTGAGACTGGTCGGCAACCACCATGCCCGGCCGGTACGCCGCACCATGATCCTGATGACGGCCACCGCGGTCGCCGAGGGCCTGCTGTACGCGTTCCTCGCACCGATCCTCGGGGCCCTGTTCAGCGACGACCCTGATCAGGTGTGGCCGTGGCTGACCGGGTTCGCGGCCGCGTTCCTGGGCTACGCGATCCTGCGGTACCTCAGCGACCTGTCGGGGTTTCGCGTCGGGACGACTCTCCTTCACGGTGTCTATCACCGGTTGGGCGATCATCTGGCGCGACTTCCGCTGGGTTGGTACAGCACGGCTCGCATCGGCGACATCTCGACGGTGGCCGGTCGAGGTGTCCTGGACGCGATGGGCGTGACCGCGCACCTGTTGGCGCCGTTCGTGTCGGCGGTCATGACCCCGTTGGTGATCGTTGCGGTCATGGTCGTGGTGAATTGGCAACTGGGGTTGGCGGCGTTGGTGGCCGTACCCGTCGTCGTGGCGGTTCACCGGTGGAGCGGCCGTTCGACATCCGTCGCCGACACCGAACGCGACAACCGGGAACGCGACGCCACCGATCGGGTCATCGAGTACCTGACCGCGCAACCGCTACTGCGCACCGGGAACCGCTCCGGTGAACGTTTCGGATTGCTCGACGATGCTTTGCACCGGCTGCGGCAGGCATCCCGACGGACCACGCTGTCGGTTCTGCCGGGCATGGTGGGGTTGACGGTCGTCGTGCAGGCCGGATTCACCGCTGTGCTGACCCTTGGGGCGTTTCTGGCAATGGGAGGCGGGGTCGGTGCCGCCGAGGTCGTGGCGGTTCTGATCCTGGCGGCGCGCGCCGCCGACCCGCTGTTGTCCCTGGCCGACATCGCCGGCAGCATGCGCCGAGCACGCGGACAGCTGACCAAATTGGACGAACTATTGCGTACACCGGTGCTGCCCGAGGCCGACCACCCGCAACGTCCCGCCGGCACCGATGTCAGCTTCGACGCCGTTGGATTCGACCACGATGGTCGGTCGGTCCTCTCCGACGTCACCCTATCGATCCCGGCCGGTCACCGGGTGGCGATCGTGGGGCCGTCCGGCGCCGGTAAGAGCACGCTGCTGCGACTACTGGCCCGATTCCACGACGTCGGCACCGGCGCGGTCCGTGTCGGCGGGGTGGACGTTCGCGACGTCGATACGGCCGTGTTGATGTCGAAGATCGCGATCGTGTTCCAGGACGTCTACCTGTTCGACGGCACCATCGAGGACAACGTCCGGTTGGGACGCCCCGACGCCGACGACGCCCAGGTGCGCGCCGCCGCGACCGCAGCCGGGCTCGACGAGGTCGTCGACCGGTTGCCCGACGGGTGGGCCGGTCACGTCGGTGAAGGCGGTGGTCTCCTGTCGGGCGGGGAACGGCAACGGGTGTCGATCGCTCGGGCGTTGTTGAAGGACGCTCCGATCGTGCTGCTGGACGAGGTCACCTCGGCGTTGGATCCGGTCAACGAGGCGGCAGTCCATGCTGGAATCAACCGCCTCGCCGCGGGCCGAACCGTCATCATGGTGGCGCATCGGTTGTCCACTGTGCGGCACGCCGACCGGATCTTCTTCCTCGACGACGGGCGCATCGTCGAGGAGGGCACGCACGAGGAGCTGTTGGCCCACGATGGCCGCTACGCCGAGTTCTGGGAACTGGCAACGGTCTAG
- a CDS encoding helix-turn-helix domain-containing protein — MEVLAERLSQLDSHVEGAIRVVMFYDTLMRRRVDLPGLVRSSAGLAECVVGMRLHGTGQVIRMAPDGTPAVTPSQQVSCSEIVTLDDEDIGTVWLERPGIPIPLDDLVLDRLAIAVASAVERYGPARTTMADPALVELVISGDADDASRARALRLLGFAALPPVRVVAVEPGHQLNLIGARICPDRLVKAASLTDAGAILATTVDITRFPTGVRAGIGSAEAPGEAWRQARTALRFATDRDPVIEYRELGALAMLAEVPPQVARDNADVAAISRLASDPDDLETLSIYSDTGSLRRAADVLHMHHSSVARRLEQISRTVGFDVTDPTGSTRVRLALITWRLLTT; from the coding sequence ATGGAAGTACTCGCCGAACGTCTATCGCAATTGGACTCCCACGTGGAGGGTGCGATCCGGGTCGTGATGTTCTACGACACGTTGATGCGGCGGCGAGTCGATCTGCCGGGCCTGGTGCGGTCATCGGCGGGGTTGGCCGAATGCGTGGTGGGAATGCGATTGCACGGCACCGGTCAGGTGATTCGGATGGCCCCCGACGGGACACCCGCAGTCACCCCATCCCAACAGGTCTCGTGCAGTGAGATCGTCACCCTCGACGACGAGGACATCGGCACGGTCTGGTTGGAGCGACCCGGCATCCCCATCCCCCTGGACGACCTGGTGTTGGACCGATTGGCGATCGCGGTGGCGTCGGCGGTGGAACGGTACGGCCCGGCCCGCACCACCATGGCCGACCCCGCACTGGTCGAACTGGTCATCAGCGGCGACGCCGATGACGCCTCCCGGGCACGAGCACTTCGTCTGTTGGGATTCGCCGCCCTTCCACCGGTCCGGGTCGTGGCGGTGGAACCGGGACATCAGCTGAATCTGATCGGCGCCCGGATCTGCCCGGACCGGCTGGTCAAGGCCGCGTCACTGACCGACGCTGGAGCCATCCTGGCCACCACTGTTGACATCACTAGGTTCCCCACCGGTGTTCGGGCCGGTATCGGATCGGCCGAGGCCCCCGGCGAAGCCTGGCGTCAGGCGCGCACCGCGTTGCGGTTCGCCACCGACCGCGACCCGGTGATCGAGTACCGCGAACTGGGTGCCTTGGCGATGCTGGCGGAGGTTCCGCCGCAGGTGGCGCGAGACAATGCGGACGTGGCGGCGATCAGCCGGTTGGCGAGCGACCCCGACGATCTGGAGACGTTGAGCATCTACAGTGACACCGGCTCGCTACGTCGTGCCGCAGACGTACTCCACATGCATCACAGCAGCGTCGCGCGTCGCCTGGAACAGATCAGCAGAACAGTCGGCTTCGACGTCACCGACCCGACCGGTTCGACCCGAGTCCGACTGGCTCTGATCACCTGGCGACTGCTGACCACGTGA
- a CDS encoding carboxymuconolactone decarboxylase family protein — MEARFDLMANPLGAKIGKRFFATSLTLKESGLPATTLELMELRASQINGCAWCTNVHTEELAAAGESPVRINLVAAWRESTVYTDAERAALALTEEGTRIADAHTGVSDATWAQVREHYDDDQIAALIYLVAMINAANRLGVISRQLGGSYSHGMFTAK, encoded by the coding sequence ATGGAAGCTCGTTTCGACCTGATGGCCAACCCCCTCGGCGCCAAGATCGGCAAGCGCTTCTTCGCGACCAGCCTGACGCTCAAGGAGTCCGGGCTGCCGGCGACGACGCTGGAACTGATGGAACTGCGCGCCAGCCAGATCAATGGTTGTGCCTGGTGCACCAACGTCCACACTGAGGAGCTGGCCGCCGCCGGCGAGTCCCCGGTACGAATCAATCTGGTAGCCGCCTGGCGTGAATCCACCGTGTACACCGACGCCGAGCGGGCCGCGCTGGCGCTCACCGAGGAGGGCACTCGAATCGCCGACGCCCACACTGGAGTGTCGGACGCGACCTGGGCGCAGGTGCGCGAGCACTACGACGACGATCAGATCGCAGCGCTCATCTATTTGGTGGCGATGATCAACGCCGCCAACCGGCTCGGTGTCATTTCGCGGCAGCTCGGCGGGTCATACTCCCACGGCATGTTCACCGCGAAGTAG
- a CDS encoding ABC transporter ATP-binding protein, translating into MLRPYAARFTTVVILQVIGSVAGLAPLLAVVELGRLLLTPGPLDADRAWTAVIVGAAGLFVRLVFTAAAAGVGHLLDDHVQLAFRRRLAEHLGRVPLGWLHSRRTGELAKIVGEDVGTVHPFIAHTPGELTSAFVVPVVSLIYLIAVDWRLALITLIPVGLAVALVPLMMTPSLTRQEKRLDQAMGQISNTVVEFVRGIAVVKTFGGSQRAHRRFLTAVDEFVDTFNRWVRSVSPIAAGMQLALSPPFVLLTILIGGTWLVTAGGMTAVDVLPFLLLGLGLTAPVAALGHGFDDIQAATRAVGRIRDVLSQPVVDEPVDAIAPHGHRIEFHGVRFSHTSDRDVLHGVDLTLEPGTVTALVGPSGSGKSTLVQLLPRFFDPTDGRITLGGVDLRDLGSHHLYRHVAFVFQDVQLLRASVGDNIALAVPDATPQRIVEAATAAGIHDRIERLPRGYRTILGEEAVLSGGEAQRLALARALLADTPVLVLDEATAFADPATERAIRATLTDRGADRTVLVIAHRWETITEADTVVMLDDGTIVEQGRHEDLLANNGAYARLWRTHRAADIDRQEPR; encoded by the coding sequence CTGCTGCGACCGTACGCGGCCCGGTTCACCACGGTCGTCATCCTCCAAGTCATCGGATCGGTCGCGGGCCTGGCGCCGCTGTTGGCGGTCGTCGAACTGGGCCGCCTGCTGCTGACACCGGGCCCGCTCGACGCCGACCGGGCATGGACGGCGGTCATCGTGGGCGCGGCCGGTTTGTTCGTCCGACTGGTGTTCACCGCCGCAGCCGCCGGGGTGGGGCACCTTCTCGACGATCACGTACAGCTGGCGTTTCGACGGCGACTGGCCGAACACCTGGGACGTGTCCCCCTCGGATGGCTTCACAGCCGCCGCACCGGCGAACTGGCCAAGATCGTAGGTGAGGACGTCGGTACGGTGCACCCGTTCATCGCTCACACCCCCGGCGAACTCACCTCCGCGTTCGTGGTGCCGGTGGTGTCGTTGATCTACCTGATCGCCGTGGATTGGCGGCTCGCGCTGATCACGTTGATCCCGGTCGGGTTGGCGGTGGCGTTGGTGCCGTTGATGATGACGCCGTCCCTGACACGTCAGGAGAAGCGACTCGACCAGGCCATGGGGCAGATCTCCAACACTGTCGTCGAGTTCGTCCGAGGTATCGCCGTGGTCAAGACCTTCGGTGGATCTCAGCGAGCGCACCGCCGGTTCCTGACCGCCGTTGACGAGTTCGTCGACACGTTCAACCGGTGGGTTCGCTCCGTGTCACCGATCGCGGCGGGAATGCAGTTGGCGTTGTCACCGCCGTTCGTCCTGCTGACCATCCTCATCGGAGGGACGTGGTTGGTCACCGCCGGCGGCATGACCGCCGTCGACGTCCTACCGTTCCTACTGCTGGGACTGGGATTGACGGCACCGGTGGCGGCGTTGGGGCACGGGTTCGACGATATCCAGGCCGCCACTCGCGCCGTCGGCCGCATCCGGGACGTCCTGAGCCAACCGGTCGTCGATGAACCCGTCGACGCGATCGCCCCGCACGGTCACCGCATCGAATTCCACGGAGTCCGGTTCTCCCACACCAGTGACCGCGACGTCCTGCACGGAGTCGACCTGACCCTGGAACCGGGAACCGTCACCGCATTGGTGGGACCGTCCGGCAGCGGAAAGTCCACATTGGTGCAACTGTTGCCTAGGTTCTTCGACCCGACTGACGGCCGCATCACACTGGGCGGTGTCGACCTGCGCGACCTGGGAAGCCACCACCTGTACCGGCACGTCGCCTTCGTGTTCCAAGACGTCCAACTACTGCGCGCCTCCGTCGGTGACAACATCGCGTTGGCCGTCCCCGACGCGACTCCGCAACGCATCGTGGAAGCCGCCACAGCCGCCGGAATCCACGACCGGATCGAACGACTCCCCCGTGGTTACCGCACCATCCTCGGCGAGGAGGCCGTCCTATCCGGTGGGGAGGCCCAACGCCTCGCCCTGGCACGGGCACTGTTGGCCGACACCCCGGTCCTCGTCCTGGACGAGGCGACCGCGTTTGCCGACCCGGCAACCGAACGCGCCATCCGTGCCACCCTGACCGACCGGGGTGCCGACCGTACCGTCCTGGTCATCGCACACCGGTGGGAAACCATCACCGAAGCCGACACCGTGGTCATGTTGGACGACGGCACCATCGTCGAACAGGGACGTCACGAGGATCTACTGGCCAACAACGGCGCCTACGCCCGACTGTGGCGAACCCACCGGGCCGCCGACATCGACCGTCAGGAGCCCCGATGA